A stretch of the Capsicum annuum cultivar UCD-10X-F1 chromosome 8, UCD10Xv1.1, whole genome shotgun sequence genome encodes the following:
- the LOC107879488 gene encoding uncharacterized protein LOC107879488 gives MERKQGFFSALKEEVVRGLSPGRSRAKSPARSGSPITSLLRRRKSSSSSSHFGANSEQLISRSGSLRPLGGETLTPLMEGPDPDGGEVGDSKRVGSGLGHWVKGQLSRTPSVASSGYAKRSDLRLLLGVMGAPLAPVHVSTIDPLPHLSIKDTPIETSSAQYILQQYTAASGGQKLQSSIKNAYAMGKMKMLASEFETPTKVVKSRNSARAAESGGFVLWQMNPDMWYVELAVGGSKVHAGCNGKLVWRHTPWLGAHTAKGPVRPLRRALQGLDPRSTASMFANARCIGEKKINGEDCFILKLCADPHTLKARSEGPAEIIRHVLFGYFSQKTGLLVHMEDSHLTRIQSNGGDAVYWETTINSFLDDYRPVEGIMIAHSGRSVVTLFRFGEMAMSHTKTRMEEAWTIEEVAFNVPGLSIDCFIPPADLRSGSISEACELPQDERGKSAISLASHRAKVAALEKTHDCSMDNVVWKVEI, from the exons ATGGAGAGAAAACAAGGGTTCTTTTCGGCGTTAAAGGAGGAGGTGGTGCGCGGGTTATCGCCGGGGAGGTCAAGAGCGAAGAGTCCAGCGAGAAGTGGGTCACCCATTACGAGTTTGCTTCGAAGGAGGAagagtagcagtagcagtagccaTTTCGGCGCAAATTCTGAGCAGTTGATATCACGATCAGGGAGTTTGAGACCGTTAGGGGGGGAAACGTTAACGCCGTTAATGGAAGGTCCGGATCCGGATGGCGGAGAAGTCGGTGATTCGAAGCGGGTCGGGTCGGGTTTAGGACATTGGGTGAAAGGGCAGCTGTCCAGGACACCCTCGGTTGCATCGAGTGGGTATGCTAAGAGGTCTGATCTGAGACTCTTGCTGGGTGTAATGGGTGCTCCTCTTGCCCCTGTCCACGTTAGTACTATTGACCCTTTGCCTCATCTCAGCATAAAAGACACACCCATT GAAACTTCATCTGCTCAGTATATATTGCAGCAATATACTGCTGCATCAGGTGGGCAAAAGCTACAGAGCTCAATTAAAAATGCCTATGCTATGGGAAAGATGAAGATGTTAGCTTCTGAATTCGAAACCCCAACAAAGGTGGTTAAGAGTAGGAACTCTGCTAGAGCTGCTGAGTCTGGTGGATTTGTACTCTGGCAGATGAATCCTGACATGTGGTATGTGGAGCTTGCAGTTGGTGGAAGCAAGGTTCACGCGGGCTGCAATGGCAAACTTGTATGGAGGCACACACCTTGGCTTGGCGCCCATACTGCAAAAGGGCCTGTTCGGCCACTACGACGAGCTCTACAG GGTCTTGATCCAAGATCTACCGCCAGTATGTTTGCCAACGCAAGATGCATTGGAGAGAAGAAGATCAATGGGGAGGACTGCTTCATTCTAAAGCTCTGTGCTGATCCGCACACATTGAAGGCCAGAAGTGAAGGACCAGCGGAGATCATAAGGCATGTCTTGTTTGGCTACTTCAGCCAGAAGACTGGCCTTCTTGTTCACATGGAGGATTCACATCTCACCAGGATCCAATCCAACGGAGGAGATGCGGTTTACTGGGAGACAACGATAAACTCATTCTTAGATGATTACCGCCCTGTAGAAGGTATCATGATTGCCCATTCTGGGCGTTCCGTAGTCACACTTTTCCGGTTTGGGGAGATGGCTATGAGTCATACCAAAACTAGGATGGAAGAAGCTTGGACAATTGAAGAGGTTGCGTTTAACGTTCCAGGATTATCAATAGACTGCTTTATCCCACCAGCTGACCTGAGATCAGGGTCTATAAGTGAAGCATGTGAGCTCCCGCAAGATGAAAGGGGAAAGAGTGCAATTTCACTCGCCAGTCACCGGGCTAAGGTAGCAGCGCTAGAGAAAACTCATGATTGCAGCATGGATAATGTGGTCTGGAAGGTGGAAATCTAA